DNA sequence from the Acidothermus cellulolyticus 11B genome:
CTTGCTAAGCGTTACGGACCTGTAGTGGCTCTTCGCTCCGTTGACCTCGATATCAAGCGCGGCGAGATCCACGCGCTTCTCGGCGCCAACGGCGCCGGAAAATCGACGCTCGTCAAGATCCTGAGCGGCGTCGCCCAAGCGGATGCTGGTTCCATCATGCTCACGGGGCGGAGCGTTCGCTTTCGTAATCCATCCCAGGCTCGAGCTGCCGGCCTCGCGACAGTGTTCCAAGAGCCTGCACTTATCGGCGAGCTGACGGTCAGAGAGAATCTCAGCCTCACCCATTCGGATCCCGATCAAGTCCGCGAAGCGTTGGCTAGCTTTGGAGTATCCGATCTGCAGTTTGATGAGCTTGTGCGCGACCTTCCCTTGTTTCTTCTTCGGCTCATCGACTTAGCCAAGCAACTTGTGTTGTCTCCACGCGTTCTCCTGCTTGACGAGTTGACGGCCGCTCTTCCCTCGGATATCACTGAACGCGTTTTTTCCGTACTCCGCGAGGCGGTACGCGCCGGACAGTCTATCTTGTTCATCTCTCATCGTCTCGCGGAAGTTATGGAACTGTGTGATCGTTGTACGGTGCTTCGTGACGGTTGCAACGTGGAGACTTTCGAGCCACGCGACGGAGGCGAAGGGCGCATGGTGGCAGCCATGCTCGGAACGTCGCCAGAACAGCTAACGGCGCGGGAGTCGCGCGTCATTCATCAGACGCGGGAGCAGGTGCCACTGCTTGACGTCAAGCATCTTACGGTTGGCCCGCTGCGTGACGTTAGCTTTAGCGTGCACAAGGGGGAGGTCGTCGGACTTATCGCGCTCGAAGGGCAGGGTCAGGACGTGCTCTTTGCGGCACTAGCGGGTGAGTATCGACCCTCGTCTGGCCAGATAGTTGTGTGCGGTAAACCGCTGAGCGCCCGCGGACCTGCAGATGCCATTCGCCAGGGACTCGTACTAGTACCCGCGGACCGAGCGACTGCGCTGCTTCCTAAGCGGCCGATCAGAGAAAACCTTACCCTTCCGCTATACGCGCGCTTTCGCTCATGGGGAGCGATCAGATGGAAGGCGGAGAAGCGGCGCATCGAAGATGTCGTACGCCGTCTCGCGATAGATGCCAGGGCAGGAGCTGCTGGTCGGCTGTCTGGCGGCAACCAGCAGAAGCTGACGATTGGCCGCTGGCTTGCATCCGGCTTTCAGGTCTTGCTGCTCTTCGACCCTACGCGCGGCATAGACATTGGCACGAAAAGACAGCTGTATGTACTTATTCGCGATCTCGCTGCGGCCGGAGCAGGTATTCTTATGTTTACCAGCGAGCTGCGCGAGATCTCGCTGGTCGCCGACCGTGTGCTGGTGTTGTACAACGGTCAGATCATAGAGGAGCTTCCACCTGACACCGATGAGGAGACGCTGCTCAGCGCATGTCACGGATTGGAAGTCGCGAGGTGAGACGTCGCTTGGGCATAGGACGATAGCCTAAAGAGAGGGCTTAAAAGATGACCACGGCTCCTCCACGACCGGCGCTTGTACCGAAACCTACGAGCCGCTGGGCGCGTTTGCGGCGGCGCCATGGCTGGCTTATTGTTACGGCAGGCTTCTTGCTCGTACTTTTCTTCTGGCGATTTAGTCAGCTACCTAAGTTTGGGGGCTTTGAGCTCCGCACGATCACCGCGGGTGCGATGGTCGTAGCCTTCCTTGGGATGGGGCAGGCCATCGTTATCATCTCGGGAGGGATTGATCTGGCGCTGGGCGCGGCGATGGTATTCGCGAACTGTCTATCAGCGCTATGGATGAAGGGTCAACACACCGGAATGTGCTTCCTTCTGGCCATCGCGGTCATCGCGATCGGAGCGGCCATCGGAACGATCGTTGGAACCACAATTGTGCTCTCGCGTGTCCCTGATATTGTTGTCACGCTAGCGTATCTCTTTGTTCTTTCGGGTGCCGCGCTGCTGATACTGAACCAGCCCGGCGGCGGGACGGCGCAAGGCTTTCGATCGGCCGTCGCGGGTGGACTTTCCCAGCCTTTGCCGTCGATCCTGTGGACTGTTGGAGTTCTTAGCGTGTTGTGGATGCCACTAAAGCGGAGCACTTTAGGTGTCAAGCTATATGCCATCGGCGGCAATCGCGCAGCCGCGTACCTAGCTGGCGTTGATGTATCGCGCGTGCGCGTGGTCGCCTACACGTTGGGCGGAATGTTCGCCGGCATGGCAGGAGTGATCAATACGGCCTATACCGGCAGTGGTGATCCTCGCAGTAGTATCGGACTTGCAGCGACACTCTCAAGCATCGCTGCCGCAGTACTTGGCGGTGTAGCGCTGACGGGCGGGGTCGGTGGACTTGTCGGACCCGTTTTGGCAGCGGTCGTCTTGGGCCTCATTCCAGCTATCATGCTTGGTGAGGGTGTAGATCCGAATCTCGCTCAGGTAGTCCAGGGATGCGTCATTATTGTCGTCGTCATGATTGGGACATGGCTAGCAGTCAAAAGGCGTGCCACGTAGGGTTCCAGCGTCTGGCGATGCTCTCCGGAGGAAGGTATGAGTGCAGTGACGGCCCCCGCCGATCAAGCGAGTTGGCGGGATAGGCTTGCGGAGCGGCCCTTCGTGGCGCTTTTCGGCGTATTTGCGGTGCTGTATCTCGTAACAGGCATCCGAGACCACGGACTCTTCACCGAGAACGGCCTTCGCGCGGTCCTACTTCTCACGTGTCCGCTTGCGATCTTCGGCGCGGCCGAAACACTGTGCATGCTAACTGGCGGAATTTCCTTGTCTGTTACAATGACTGCTAACCTCGCTGCTTATGTAGCCGCCAGCAAGAGTCATCTCGGCACAGTTCCCGCGATCGGCCTGGCCTTGGCTGTCGGTGTTGCAGTCGGTTTGGTGAACGGACTGGGTATTGGAGTCTTCAAGGTCAATCCTCTCATTATGACCTTGGGGATGTCGAGCGTCTTGCTCGGTATAACGACAGTCGGTCTTGTTGGCAATGGATTTCTTGCTGGCACAACACAGATCCTTCCCGTTGTAACGCGCATAAGTACCGGTACGCTGGTCGGTCCTATCCCGAGCAACGCTGTCGTGCTTGCTGTTATAGCCGCACTGCTGATTTGGGGACTGGGGCGCACAGGTATAGGAAGACTGATCTATGCGATTGGCGACAATACCACGGCCAGCCGTCTTGCTGGAGTGAAACTGTGGCAAGTAGTGATTGCCGTATACATCGGTACCGAATTGCTAGCCGCGGTTGCCGGCCTGCTTTATTCGGGAATCAGTGGCGGCGTGGCTCCTGACCAGACAAATAGCTACCTGTTGACTGCGATCGCTGCTGCTGTGCTAGGCGGAACCTCGATCTTCGGTGGCCAAGGAGGATACGCAGGCACGATTTTAGGTGCCCTGAGTCTCACGGTCCTAGACCGTCTCTTGACCTCGCTAAATACGTCCGACGCAGTCCGCCAAGTGGTGTATGGACTCGTCGTGCTCTTGCTCGCTTGGCTGTACGCACGCGTCACGGGACGGAGACTTCTATCATGAACGGCTACGGCAATGTCGGAGCGGCGATCGTGGGAACGGGCTTCATGGCCACCGCGCATACAGATGCACTCCGGCGACTTGGTGTCCAAGTGCGTGGCATTGTAGGCCGCACGCCTGAGCGTGGTGACACGGCCGCGAGGAGGCTCGGCCTGCCTCGGGCATATAGATCACTTGCTGAGGTCCTGGAAGACCGCAGCGTTCAGGCCGTGCATATCGTAACGCCTAACTCATTACACGCCCAGCAAGTGATGCAGGCGTTAGAGGCGGGGAAGCACGTGATCTGCGAAAAGCCTCTGGCACCGTCCTCTGAAGAAGCTTCAGCGTTGGTCGACATGAGTCTTCACGCTGACACCGTGACTGCCGTGTGTCTCAACGTGCGCTACTACCCGCAGTGCATCCATGCGCGAGATCTGATTGCGCGCGGCCGGATCGGCACCGTGCGGATGGTGACCGGTCGCTATCACCAAGACTGGCTCGCGCGGGCAACGGACTGGAACTGGCGTCTAGAGC
Encoded proteins:
- a CDS encoding sugar ABC transporter ATP-binding protein, whose product is MSETVLQVRNLAKRYGPVVALRSVDLDIKRGEIHALLGANGAGKSTLVKILSGVAQADAGSIMLTGRSVRFRNPSQARAAGLATVFQEPALIGELTVRENLSLTHSDPDQVREALASFGVSDLQFDELVRDLPLFLLRLIDLAKQLVLSPRVLLLDELTAALPSDITERVFSVLREAVRAGQSILFISHRLAEVMELCDRCTVLRDGCNVETFEPRDGGEGRMVAAMLGTSPEQLTARESRVIHQTREQVPLLDVKHLTVGPLRDVSFSVHKGEVVGLIALEGQGQDVLFAALAGEYRPSSGQIVVCGKPLSARGPADAIRQGLVLVPADRATALLPKRPIRENLTLPLYARFRSWGAIRWKAEKRRIEDVVRRLAIDARAGAAGRLSGGNQQKLTIGRWLASGFQVLLLFDPTRGIDIGTKRQLYVLIRDLAAAGAGILMFTSELREISLVADRVLVLYNGQIIEELPPDTDEETLLSACHGLEVAR
- a CDS encoding ABC transporter permease, translating into MTTAPPRPALVPKPTSRWARLRRRHGWLIVTAGFLLVLFFWRFSQLPKFGGFELRTITAGAMVVAFLGMGQAIVIISGGIDLALGAAMVFANCLSALWMKGQHTGMCFLLAIAVIAIGAAIGTIVGTTIVLSRVPDIVVTLAYLFVLSGAALLILNQPGGGTAQGFRSAVAGGLSQPLPSILWTVGVLSVLWMPLKRSTLGVKLYAIGGNRAAAYLAGVDVSRVRVVAYTLGGMFAGMAGVINTAYTGSGDPRSSIGLAATLSSIAAAVLGGVALTGGVGGLVGPVLAAVVLGLIPAIMLGEGVDPNLAQVVQGCVIIVVVMIGTWLAVKRRAT
- a CDS encoding ABC transporter permease encodes the protein MALFGVFAVLYLVTGIRDHGLFTENGLRAVLLLTCPLAIFGAAETLCMLTGGISLSVTMTANLAAYVAASKSHLGTVPAIGLALAVGVAVGLVNGLGIGVFKVNPLIMTLGMSSVLLGITTVGLVGNGFLAGTTQILPVVTRISTGTLVGPIPSNAVVLAVIAALLIWGLGRTGIGRLIYAIGDNTTASRLAGVKLWQVVIAVYIGTELLAAVAGLLYSGISGGVAPDQTNSYLLTAIAAAVLGGTSIFGGQGGYAGTILGALSLTVLDRLLTSLNTSDAVRQVVYGLVVLLLAWLYARVTGRRLLS